One stretch of Candidatus Bipolaricaulota bacterium DNA includes these proteins:
- a CDS encoding deoxyribonuclease IV: protein MLVGFHLSIGRGFAAAVDSADALGITALQIFTHNASAWRMRPIESAAAVAFQRRLERSSLKYVVVHTGYLLNLASPDESLFERSVAALTEEISRAGALGIARVVTHLGAHVGSGREAGMTRIIAGLERVIGSEAFARYPFVHLLLENTAGAGTTMGATFSELGRIISGLSDPARVGVCLDTCHAFAAGYDLRDPTGLEATLAEFERRIGLARLDLIHLNDSAYPLGSRRDRHAHIGRGNIGESGIANIINHPNLRDLPFILETPRLIDGEDADPMNLRVVWALRRESDMMQ, encoded by the coding sequence TTGCTTGTTGGATTCCATCTATCGATCGGGAGAGGGTTTGCTGCGGCGGTCGATTCCGCTGACGCCTTGGGGATAACCGCGCTGCAGATATTTACCCACAACGCTTCCGCATGGCGGATGAGACCGATCGAATCTGCGGCCGCGGTTGCGTTCCAGAGGCGGCTCGAGAGATCCTCCCTCAAGTACGTCGTCGTCCACACGGGGTACCTCCTCAACCTGGCGAGCCCGGACGAATCCCTGTTCGAGCGGTCGGTCGCGGCCCTGACCGAGGAGATCTCCCGTGCCGGCGCACTCGGGATCGCCCGGGTCGTCACCCACCTCGGGGCGCATGTGGGGTCGGGAAGGGAGGCCGGGATGACCCGGATCATCGCTGGGCTGGAGCGGGTAATCGGTTCCGAGGCGTTCGCTCGCTATCCATTCGTCCACTTGCTCCTGGAGAACACTGCGGGAGCAGGGACGACGATGGGGGCCACGTTTTCGGAGTTGGGGAGGATCATCTCCGGGCTCTCCGATCCCGCCCGGGTTGGAGTCTGCCTTGATACCTGCCACGCGTTCGCCGCCGGATACGACCTGCGCGATCCGACCGGGCTGGAGGCGACGCTTGCCGAGTTCGAACGGAGGATCGGGCTTGCGCGCCTTGATCTCATCCACCTCAACGACTCCGCCTACCCGTTGGGATCGCGCCGCGACCGGCACGCCCATATCGGGCGAGGGAATATCGGGGAGTCCGGGATCGCGAACATCATCAACCATCCCAACCTCCGTGATCTCCCGTTCATCCTCGAGACCCCAAGGCTGATCGATGGGGAAGATGCAGATCCGATGAATCTGCGTGTGGTGTGGGCATTGCGGCGCGAAAGTGATATGATGCAGTGA